Below is a genomic region from Mycolicibacter hiberniae.
CTGGACTGACCCAGATACCAGCGGAAGACCAGCGCCATCTGATACTTCGGATCCCGTGACGCCAGCTCCAGCACCGCCGGGTCACGCTGCTGCCAGTACCGCTGGGTGTCCTCCCATACCTCGGCGACCGAGGCGCCCAGGATCTTCTCCAGCTCCGGGCCGTGCTTGGCGACCACGCTGGACAGGTCGGGATTGCCCGCATACCACTCGTAGAGCTTCTTGCCGCGCGGAGCGAACATCGTTCCCCGCTTGAGCACCTGCAGGTTGACGCCCATTTCGAACATGTCGGACGCGGGAGCCATCATCACGTCGGCGATGCCCGCCTTGGCCAGCATGGCGCGCCCGGCGGGCGACAGTCCGGACTCCACGCAGGCCTGGTTGACCGTCCCGGTCAGGACATAGGCCGCACCCATCGCGAAGGCCCCGGCCACCGCCTGCGGTGCGCCCAGGCCGCCGGCGGCGCCCACCCGCACCCGGCGGTGCAGCGCGTGCTGCTGGGCCAGCTCGTCGCGGAGCATGACGATTTCGGAGAACAGTGCCGGCAACGGCCGGTTGTCGGTGTGCCCGCCGCTGTCGGATTCGACGGTGACGTCCTCGGCAACCGGCACATACTGGGCCAGTTCGGCTTCCCGTTCGGTCAGCTTTCCGGACGCCACCAGGGCGGAGACCAGCGCCGCGGGCGCCGGTTGCATGAACATGCGCGCCACCTCGGGCCGGGACACCTTGGCCATCACATGGTTGCGCCGCACGATGTTGCCGGCTGGGTCGGTGTCCAGGCCGGCCAGTGCGCAGTGCACCACCGCCGGGGTCAACTTCATGAAGGCCGAGGCCTCGATGACGGGCACCCGGCGCTGGATGAACAGTTCCGCCACTCGTGTCTCCAGCGAGACCTCGTTGGGCGAGTGGATCAGGTTGGCGCCCCAGGCAAGGCCCGGCCGGCCGGCCAGGGCGGCCTGGATCTCGTCCAGCCCGCGTTCCACCGCTTCGTAGGAGAGCCCGCCCGCGCCGAAGATGCCCATCATTCCGGCTTCGGCCATCGCGATGACCAGCGCCGGCGTCGCGATACCGTTCGCCATCGCCCCGGTCACATAGGGAAAGCGAACCCCGTGTGCCTCGCAGAACTCGCGGTCTCCGAGCCACTCGGGGTAGATCGGGGGCAGGGTTCCCACCAGCGACAATTCGGATTCGCCGGCGCCGACCACCGCACCGCCCAGGGCCAGGCCCAGCATCCCGGTGGCTGTTTCGCGCACCACATGAACGGGGTGGCGCACGTTGCCGATGATGTCGGCGATGTCGTCGGGAGCAAATGCGGCCGGCGCGGCGGTGGGGCGCCACCCCAGGCCGGGGCTGCCGCCCGGCCCGCTCCGTTGCTCCAGTACGGCGCCAGGTCGCTCGTTCACAGTAGGTTCCTCTCCATCACCGGAATGGATTGCGAGCGGCGCAGAGCTGTCCACGCGCACAGACCGGGAAAACGAAGCGATTTTCTCACGGACCGGTCCCGCGCCGGCGGTGGGCGCTTACCCAGTGGGAAAACAGCGCCCACCGGGTCACGCACGGCGCCCGAGCAGCCTGGCCGGACGGCCACGCGTCTTAGGAGCATTCCCGGCCCCACTTTCCAGACAAACTAGTTCGTTCGGCTTTGTGCTAGTCTGCTTCCATACGGACCGGCGCCATACAGGCTTCCCGCCCACCCCGGGGCGTCCATCCGCCCGGACCCAGAAAGGACCCCACGCAGATGACCGGCACCGCCGTGATCGATTCACCCGAAGAGCTCGCCCAACGCTCGCCGCGCACCCCGCGGGAGCGGCTGCTGCGGACGGTGCTGACGGCCGCGGCCGACGGCCTGGAACCGGTGATGAGCCTGTATCAGCCCTACGTCGAGGGTTTGGAGCACCTGCCGGCCGACGGGCGCTTTCTGCTGGTGGGCAACCACACGCAGGTCCCGGCCGCCGAAATAATCCTGATCCCCTATTTCGTGCGCCAAGCCCTCGGAAAACAGGTGCGCGCCCTGGCCGACCGCCAGTTCGGCAAGGGCGGCAAGCTGCAGGCAGACCTGCTGGCCGCCTACGGCGCCGTCATCGGGTCTCCCGAGGCCGCCGCCGCGCTCATGGCGGCCAACGAGCCGATTCTGGTGTTCCCGGGCGGCGGGCGGGAGATCGCGAAATTCAAAGGCGAGCAGTACCAGCTGCGGTGGGACAACCGCTACGGATTCGCCCGGGTGGCCATCGAGCACCAGTACCCGATCGTGACCGCCGCCCTCATCGGGGGGGACGACCTCTACACCAGCATGACCACCCGCGACGGGCTCTACGGCCGGGCCAGCGAGTGGATCAGTCGGCGCCTGGACGGCCGGCCCGACATGGCAATGCCGCTGCTGCGCGGTGTCGGCCCCACCCTGCTGCCCCGCGCGCAACGGATGTACCTGCGTTTCGGACCGGCGATCACCACCACCCGGCCCGCGGACGTCAGCCCGGACGCCTGGATCGCGCAGGTCAAAGAGGACACCGCGGCACAGTTGGAGGCCGATCTGCTCGACCTGCAGAACATCCGTGCCGCCGACCCCTACCGCGCGCTCAATCCGCTGGCGTGGCGATCAGCTGCTCGGCCGGCCTCATGACCGGGGTCCCTGCGCGTCGTTTCAACGGCCCTCGACGCCGCACCGCTCGCTAGGATTCCCTCGATGCGCAACCGAGCGGAATTACGCGACGAGATCTTCGCCGCGGCTCGCGCAGAGTTTGCCCGGTACGGCCTGGCCGGCGCCCGCATCGACCGGGTGGCCAAGGAAGCCCGGGCCAGCAAGGAGCGGCTCTACGCCCACTTCGGGGATAAGGAGAACCTGTTCCGCGAAGTGGTCGCCGCCGACACCGCGCAGTTCCTGGGTGCCGTCGTCCCACGACCCGAAGCGCTGCCCGAGTTCGTCGGCGACATCTTCGATCTCGCCCGCACCCATCCCGAACACATCCGCATGATCACCTGGGCGCGGCTGGAGCAGCTCGAACTCATCCCGCCCGACCCGGACAAGTTGCCGGCGATCGGATCCGCCGTCATCGCCGCCGCGCAGGCCGGCGGCCATGTCGATCCCCGTTGGGATCCCGACGAGCTTTTGGTCATGCTTTTCGGCATCGGCATGGCCTGGGCCACCTGGCTGGACCCCGACGCCGCCACCGACGACGCGGCCACCGTCGCAGCACGCCGGGCGGCCGCTGTCGAAGCCGCTACCCGGCTGATCACCGTGCGCAGCTGAGGCTCCCCCGCCGGTGGGCGAGCACCGGGCGAGTTTCTCGATCGCCAAATGGGTATAGGGCTCCCGGTACGGCGCCTGCGACGGCGCCTCTCAGACCCCAGGAGCACTGCCGTGGCCGAACTAGCGATGACACCGTTTCCCCGCCGTCGTTCCGGCCTCGAGCAGATCACCGAAGGTCTCGCCGAACTCGACGCCGAGGTGTTCGAGGCGATCGCACATTCGCCGAGCCGACTGCTCGACACCGCCATGCCCGCGCTGACCCGCGCGGCCGACCACTCCAAACTGTGGCTGGCGCTGGCCGCAGCCATGTCGGTGACCGGTGGCCAGGCCACGCAGCGCGCCGCAGCCCGCGGCGTGGTCAGCCTGGCGCTCACCAGCTTGGTGACCAACCAGGTGATCAAGCGCATCCAGCCGCGGGAGCGGCCAAACATTCTGCTGGTGCCCCTGCTGCGGCGCGCCCGCCGGCGCCCGCTGTCGAACTCGCTGCCCTCCGGGCACGCCGCGAGCGCAGCGGCGTTCGCCATCGGGGTCGGTCTGGAGAATTCTCTGTTGGGTCTGCCGGTGGCCGGGCTGGCCGCCCTGGTCGGACTGTCCCGGATCGCCACCGGAGCCCACTACCCCGGTGATGTGCTGGCCGGGTTCAGCATCGGCGCCTCGATCGCGGTCTTGGGGGCAAAGCTGGTGCCGCCGATTGCCGCTCCGCCGCCACAGCGCGCCACCGCGCTGCGTGTCCCCGCGACCGGGCGCCCCGACGGAGCCGGCGTGACGATGGTGGTCAATCCCGAATCGGGCGGCGGGCGCGCCGCCAAGGTGGCAGCGCAGGTGCGCAAAGCCCTGCCGGCCCTGTCCGTCGTCGAAGTGAACTCCTGCGACGACTTGGCGGAGGCGTTGCGGCGCGCCGCCGATACCGCCGAGGTGCTCGCGATCGCCGGGGGCGACGGGTCGGTCGCCACAGCCGCTCACGTGGCGGTAGAACACGACATGCCGCTGGCGGTGTTTCCCGGGGGCACCCTGAACCACTTTGCCCGCGACATCGGCTGCGACACCACCGCCAAAACCATCCGTGCCATCGCCGAGGGCAGCCTCTCGCGCGTGGACGTGGTGCGCTTCAACTCCGAAACCACCGTGATCAACACCGCCAGCATCGGCGCCTACCCGAGCTTCGTCCGGCGTCGAGACCGGTTGCAGGGCAAGCTCGGCAAGCCGATGGCCAGCGCGTACGCAATGCTGATGACGCTGCGCCGCGAGCAGCCCGTACGTATCGAATTCGACAACCAGACCGTGCAGACGTCGCTGTTCTTTCTCGGCAACTCGGCGTATCAGCCCGACGGCTTCGCCCCGGCGGTGCGGCAACGGATGGACGACGGGCTGCTGGACGTACGCATCCTGGAAGCCGGGCGGCGGTGGTCCACCCTGCGGGTCCTGGGGGCGGTGCTGACCGGACGGCTGCAGCGCAGCCGGCTCTATCACGAGCTGCGGGTCCCGCAGTTCCGCTTCACCGCCGTCGAGGGACCGGTACCGATCGCGCATGACGGCGAGGTCGACACTGACTGCAGCCAAGCAGATTTCACCGTCTGCTACCGCGCCCTGCAGGTGTATCGTCCCCTGCCCTCAGCCGGGCGCCGATAGCCGACTCATCTCGGTGGCTGCAGCACCTTCATGGCTGCCCGCAGCACCGGTGCGGGGATACGGTGCTGCATCGCCAACGCGCCGGCAGCCGCCCGAGTGCGTAACGGCGTACCGCGACCGAACATCCGGTTCAACGGTCCACCCGACGGCTCGATCTCGACGTGCAGTGGCGGTGTGCCCACCGACGCACCCAGCGCTTGAGCGATCACCATCTGCTGAATCTCACTGGTTCCCTCGAAGATGGTGTACAGCTTGGCGTCTCGGTACCACTTTCCCACCGGGTGGTCGTTGATGTAACCCCATCCGCCCAGGGTCTGCACGGCGCGCTCGGTGACGCGCACCGCGGTCTCGCTGGCTGCCAGCTTGGCCATCGATCCCTCGCCGCGGGAGAACTCGATGCCGCTGGCCGCCATCCACGACGCCCGCCAGGTCAGCAGCCGCGCCGCGTCGACCGCGGTGGCGAGCTCGGCCAGCGGGAAGGCGATGCCCTGGTTGTCGATGATCGGCCCGCCGAAGGCGTGGCGCCGGGTGGCGTAATCAGTCGCGTATTCCAGTGCGGCACGCGCGATCCCGATTGCCTGCGCAGCCACCATCGGCCGGGTCTGCTCGAAGGTGCTCAGTGTCGCCGAGTCTGGCCGCACAGCCCCGGCGGCGAGTTCGCGGGCCCTGGCGAGTTTGTGGTCAAGTTTGTCTTGGCCGCCGAGCAGATTCTCGCCCGGAACGCGCACCCCGTCGAACCGCAGTTCTGCGGTGTGGGAGGCCCGGCAGCCCAGCTTGTCGAGTTTGCGCACCATTTCCAGCCCGGGCACGCCGCCGGGGACGACGAACAAGGCCTGGCCGCGGTGGCCCAGTTCCGGGTCGACGACGGCGTTGACCACGTGCACGTTGGCGATGCCGCCGTTGCCGATCCACATCTTGTGCCCGTCAATGATCCAGTCGTCGCCGTCGCGGCGGGCGGTGGTGCGCAGATTGCGCACATCGCTACCGCCTTCGGGTTCGGAGATCGCCAGCGCCGCGAGCTTGAGATCGCCGGGCGTACCGAAGCATTCGGGCGCCCACTGCAACATCTGTTCGGGTGTGGCGGCCTGCCCGATCGCCGAGAGCGCCAACGCCGGCATCACGATCGCCAGACCGATCCCGGCGCAGCCCCAGAACAGTTCTTCCATGAACATCGGCAGCGACAGTCCCGTCGCGTCGCCGATGAGATCCCGGTAGAACAGCGGGCTGTAGAACCCGCGGGCGGCCGCCTCCTGCAGAACCGGCCACGGAAATTCCTGGCGCTGGTCGTAGTCCAGGGCGACCGGCCGGATAACCGACTCGGCGAACTGATGGGTACGGCGCGCCAGATCATGCTGCGCCGCTGTCGGAGTCAGGTCGAAGGCCATGCACCGTCCCCTACCGTCTGCTGCGGTCGGCATCGATGTCGCCGGCCCGACGGCCTCTGGATTGCCGCTTCGCCGGTGTGTCAAACACCTTGCCGCGCGGTGCGCACGGTCGTCTGCGCCGGGCTGTGAGAGATCGGGGAGTCAGGAGCAGGGACTGCGGGGCCCTGACCGGATCAGACCAGCGGGAACCAGTAGTCCAGGGTGTCCTCGACACCACCCCAGTCGATGCCCATCCAGTCGGTGAAGAAGTCTTCGATCCTGCCGAAACCGGCGTAGACCATCTCCACGATCGAGTTGAACATGCTGACCCACCAGCCGCTGTCGATCAACCCGTTGCCCAACGCGGTGATCCAGGCGCTGAACTGGTCGATGTCGCCGGAGATGCCGATGTTGGTGATCAAGCCGTCGGCGGTGGCCGTATGGTCGGCGACCTGTTCGGGGGTGAGCCCCAGATACATGACGTGTCCCCAGAACGTACCGAGGATGGAGGTGGACGTGTAGTCGTCGACGGGGTCACCGGGGAAGCTGTAGACGGTGGTGGTGAACGCGTTGTTCGGGGTCAGATTTCCGTACAACAGCGAGGTGTCGTTGGCCAGCGACACCTCACCGACGGAATTGGCCCACACGCCGTTGGGGCTCGACGGGTTGCCGATGAACACGAAGTGCAGCGCCTCGGGGTCCACGCCGTCGTCGGCGAGCTGAGCCATCGCGATCGAACTGGCCGTGGCGCCCTGCGAGTAGCCGAACACCCACAGCGGGTTGTCGGCGTCGTAGGCGTCCGGGTTGGCGTTGAGCTCGGCGTGCACCGCTCGGACGATCTCGGCGGCCCCGGCGTAACTGCTGTAACCCTGCAGGAACAGTTGCGGGGTGGTCAGCACCCGCAGCGCGCCGTCGCAATCACCGGCACCGATCACGCACACCGTCGGGTCGTCGCCGGCATCGAAGCCCAGCGGTTGCAGGAAGAGATCGGCCGCGGTCTGGGCGAAGGTGGGCGACGGCGTGGGCAGCATGGTGCCGCCGACGAAGATGGCGGTGTCCGCCAGCAGGGTGACTTCAGGCGCGTGGGCGGCCCGGACGACCGGGGTTCCGGCGATACCGGCGGCGATCACGCTCGCGGCGGCGATCGGCGCCAGGGCTTTCCTTGGTTGCATCCGCACTCCCCGCGATACCTGGATAAATACTCAGGAAACCTTAAAAGGTCACTGTGGCGATCATGGCAGGGGCGCCCCGGGTGCGTCAACGCGCAGCGACTGCGCGAAGACGACCCGAGCCGCTCAGGCCGGGACGAGCCGCACCGGCAGGTGCCGATGGCGGCGGATGATGTTGTTGACCGCCCAGGTCGGTTCGCCGGTCACCTCGATGCGGTCCACGAGATCGAGCAGGGCTGTCAGGATGGCGGCGGTCTCCAGCCGGGCCAGGCCCTGGCCGGCGCACGCGTGAGCGCCGTTGCCGAACCCGATGTGGCGTCCCGCGTCGTTGCGAATGTCGAAGACATCCGGGGCGTTCCATTCGCGTTCGTCGCGGTTGGCCGAGGCGTAGATCAGCAGTACCCGGGCGCCCGCGGGCAGGCGGACGCCGGCGACCGCATGGCTGTGCGCCACTTTGCGGGTGAAGGCCCGCAACGGCGATTCGAAGCGCACCACCTCGTTGACCGCGTTGGGAATCAATGCCGGGTCGGCCTTGAGCATCGCCCACTGATCGGGGTGGGTGGCCAAGAGGTGGATCGCGCTGGCGATGGCGCTGATCGTGGTGTCCAGCGACGGTCCGAGGTAGTCGATCAGCAGTGGTGCGACCTCTTCCATGCCCAGTGCGCCTTCGTCGACGAAGCTGAGCAGGTCGTGGGCCATGCTGTCGGGCAGCACGTCGCGCCGGGCGGCGATCCGGCGGGCGAAGCGCAGCATCTGCAGGCTGCGGGGAACAGCTTTGGCGGCCTGCCAGTTGATTGGCCCGAGGACATCGAATGTCGCTGCCGCCCAGTCGAGGAGGTGGTCGCGCTGATCGTGGGGCCAGCCCACCAGATCGGGGACGAAGGCCAGCGGCAGGGCGGTGGCCAGATCGGGGACCGCATCGACGTTTCCGCGGCGCACGGCGCGCTCGACGATGTCCCGGGCCCGCTGATCGACGTTGTCGGCCAGGGCGCGCAGCGCTCGGGGCATCATCCGGTGGGCGAGGAGTTTGCGCCGCCGGTCGTGTTCGGCGCCGTCGCTGTTGAGGGTGGTGCCTCGGGAGAGGCGATTGGTGGGCGGGTTGATCGCGACCCCGTGCCCGGATTTGTAGAGTGCGTCGTTGCGCAGCGCGGCCTTGCATTCGGCGTAGCGGGGCAGGGCGTAGACCCGCTGCCGCGGCAACCAGACCACGGGGCCGAGGGCGCGCAAAGCCTGGTAATGCGGATAGGGGTCGAGGATCGCCGACCGGCTGTAGACGCTGCGGCGGTACACCGGTACGTCACTGGAGCGCGCGGGCACAGTGTGGTTCCTATTCGTCCGGGTGCGCATGGGCAGATCCCTGCGCGGGTCGGTCATCGGCGAAGCGCGGCACCGCCCGGCACAGTGCGGTGACGTCGCGTCCGGCCACCAGGACGGTGCCGTCGGGCCGCACCACGGCGGCGCTCACCCGATGCCGGCTCAGCCAGCAGGCCAGTTCGGTTCCCGGGGCCGCGAACACCGTCCGGGCTCCCCGGCTGGCGACCAGGCACTGCTGATCCGGTGTGAGCCGCGCCGTAGTCACGACACCGAATCCCCGGCCCACCTCCTCATCGAGGCGGCGCCCCGTCTCAAGCAGCACGTTGGGGCACAGCCGCCCGGCGATGCGGCGGGTGTTCGCGGTCCGGCGCACCATCGGCGAAGAACGCAGCGGCGGGGTCTGGGAGTCGGTGATCTTGGCGCGCAGCCCCGGCACCAGGTGCACCCTCGGCAGCGTCAGGCGCCGCAACGCAGTGCCGAGTTCGCCGCCGGCGGTCATGGCATGTCCGACGGTGAGCGCCAAGGAGATCAGCTGTCGGGTATGGCGGGCCCGTTCGGTCTCGTAGCTGTCCAGCACCCTCGACGTCCAACTGCCGCGGTGGTGTCCGGCGATCTTCCAGGCCAGGTTCATCGCGTCGCGCAGTCCCGCGCCCATCCCCTGCCCGATGAAGGGCGGGGTCAGGTGCGCGGCGTCACCGAGCAGGAACACGCGCCCGGCTCTCCACCGGTCGGCGATCTGGGCCCGGAAGGTGTACTCGGCGACCCGCAGCAGCCGCAGGTCGGCGTCGGCGACCCCGCGCGTCCAGGGTGCGATCAACGGCCGCAGCGCGGGCAGATCCGGGAAGTCGGCGACCGACTCGTGTTCTGCCAAGGCGAATTCCCACCGATACCGGTCCTGGCCGATGCGCATGTAGGTGCCGGCGCGCCGGCTGTCGCAGACCTGATGCACGCCCTCCCACTGATGCAGGTCCATCGAGCACCCGATGTCGATCACCAGCCAACGCTGGTCGAACTTTCCACTGCGCATCCGCGCACCGATCGCCTCGCGCACCATGCTGTTGGCGCCGTCGCAGCCCAGCACATAGTCGGCGGTGATTCGCGACTCCCGGCCACCGGCCCGCTCCCGGATCCGCAGTTCCACACCGCCGGCGGCCTCGGCGATCTCCAGCACCTCGGTGTCGCCGCGGAATCGGGCATTCGGAAAGCGGGTCAGGTTCTGCCGCAGCAGCTTTTCCAGCTCGGGTTGGTCGAACATGTTCGCCGCCGGAAAGCCGTTGCGGGTCAATGCGGTGTCGCGGCTGAACTCGGCCAGCACGGTCTGTTGCCGGTCGATGAGCCGCAGCCCCTTGGCCGGGCGGGAGATCGCGGCGAATGCGTCGGCGACACCGAGCCGCGCCAGGATTCGGTAGACCTCGTCGTCGAGGTGGACGGCCCGGGGCTGGGGGTAGACCTGCGCCCACCGCTCGAGCACCAGGGTGTCGATGCCGTACTGGGCCAGCAGCGTGGCAGCGGTGATACCGGTGGGGCCCCCACCCACGATCGCGACCGTGACTCGGTCGCCACCGCGGTGCGCGTCAGGCACCGTCATGGCATGCCGCGGGTCACGTGTGACACACCGTCAGCCGCTGGGACCCCAAGTCGATGGCACCGTCGTCGGTGGCGATGGAGGCTTCGACGATATCGCCGTGCTGCAGGTACTTGCGGTTCTTGGCCTGCCGGGCGAAGAAGGCCTTCCATTTGACCGCGGGCGGCAGCAGGTTGCCGATCAGCTCGATCGGCTTGGCCGGGGCGCGCAGCGCGGTTCCCGCCGGCGTGCCGGTCAGGATGAGGTCGCCGGGGGCCAGCTGCTGGAACCGGGTCAGTGCCTGAAGCGCCTGCAGGGGGCGGTACAGCATGTCGCCTTCCACCAGGCTGTTCTGGCGTTCCTCACCGTTGACGCTCAATCGCAGCCGCAGGTCGCCGAACCGGGCCAGCTCGGCGGCGTCGACGAGCACCAGCGCCGGCCCCACGGGGGTGAAGGTCGGGTAGGACTTGGCTTCGTAGAACTGGGTCTGCGGCAGTTGGACGTCGCGGGCGGAGACATCGTTGGTGATGGTCAGGGCGGCGACATAGTCGGCCAGGTTCGCCTCGGTGATCACGGTGCCGACCGGGATGTCCCGGCCGATGATCAGGCCGATCTCCACCTCGTAGTCCAGCAGGCGCACGTGCGGCGGCCGGATGATCTGGGCGTAGGGATCATTCACCGACGCCGACGATTTGCGAAAGAAGGTCAGCGGAATGGACTTGGGATCCATTCCGGAGTCGATCACGTGGGATTCGAAATTGGTCATCTGCGCCACGACGCGGCACGGCGCGGTGACCGGCGCCAGCAAGTCCAGGTCTTCAACGGCGACGGTGCCTCCGGCGGCGGCGGCCGCCTCGATCGCGGCCCGGTCGGCGAGCAGCTCGGCGGTGCTGGTAGCCGCGGTGGCGATCTTGGCGGCACCCGTGGGCGTGCGCACCCACCAGGCGTCGGAGGTGCGCAGGACGGAAACGGTCATGAGACAGCTACTTTCAGCAGGCCGATGAGGCGGTTGAGGTCGAACTCGTTGTCGTGCCGCAGGGCGGTGAGCATGGCAGCCGCCTGGCGTCCTGCCGAGCGGGGACCGGCGTCGAGAAAGTCCTTGGTGGCCGGCGGGCCCCATTGGGCCAGGCCTGAGGCGGTGAACGGCGCCCATCCGGGCTCCACAGAGCTGTCGAAGACGTCGCCGTCGGCGTAGTGCTCGACCAGGAAGCCGTCGGGATCGCGCCAGTAGTCGAAGAGCTGGCTGCCCTGGATATGGCGCCCGATGCCCCAGGACCGGACGTAGCCGCGCTCGTGCAGGTATTCACCGCCGGCGGCCAACGCGTCCAGGTCGGCGACTTCATAGGCCGAGTGCACATACCGGTTCGCCGGGCCCAGCGCCAGGGCCAGGGTGTGGTGGTCGGTGGGGATGCTGCCGCGGTCGCAGCGGATGAAGCTCATGGCCGGCCCGCGGTCGCGCTGCCCGGGAAAGTAGAGGAAGTCGCTGACGATCATCCCCAGCGTTTCCAGGTACCAGTTCAGCGTCTGCAGATAGCGGGTGGACTGCAGGACGACGTGCCCCAGACGCTGCACCCGGGCCGGTGTCCGCAGCGGGCGCACTCCGGTGTTGATCCGCGCCGTGGCGCCCCCGATGTTGGCGAGCTGCGGGGCTTGGGTGGGCGCAGCCGGCAGCGTGTGCATGCCCGCGACGACCGTGACGGCGGTCCCGCTGGGATCGGCCAGCGGGACTCCCACGCCGCCGACCGATTCGGGCAGGCGGCGCACGGGCACCCCGAGCTTGTCGGCCAACCGGCGGACGTCGGCCTCATCGGCGGCGCGCAGCGCGTAGCCGGCAAAGCGGGTTTGGGGCCCACGCCGCAGGAACACGCAGGGCGCTCCGGGATCGGTGCCGCGCAGGTGCACCTGACCGGGATCGCTGTAGGCGACGCTGAATCCGAAGGCTCGGGCGAATGCCTCGGCGCGCAGCAGGTCGGGTTTGTCGAACTCCAGCCAGGCGATGTCGACCACGCGGATGAGCGGGTCGCGGGCGCGGCCGGGGTGTTCGCCCCGAACCGCGCCGCGTTCGCTGTGCAGATGCCTGTGCCCGTCGTCCACGTCTTGCACCATCGC
It encodes:
- the mhpA gene encoding bifunctional 3-(3-hydroxy-phenyl)propionate/3-hydroxycinnamic acid hydroxylase MhpA, giving the protein MTVPDAHRGGDRVTVAIVGGGPTGITAATLLAQYGIDTLVLERWAQVYPQPRAVHLDDEVYRILARLGVADAFAAISRPAKGLRLIDRQQTVLAEFSRDTALTRNGFPAANMFDQPELEKLLRQNLTRFPNARFRGDTEVLEIAEAAGGVELRIRERAGGRESRITADYVLGCDGANSMVREAIGARMRSGKFDQRWLVIDIGCSMDLHQWEGVHQVCDSRRAGTYMRIGQDRYRWEFALAEHESVADFPDLPALRPLIAPWTRGVADADLRLLRVAEYTFRAQIADRWRAGRVFLLGDAAHLTPPFIGQGMGAGLRDAMNLAWKIAGHHRGSWTSRVLDSYETERARHTRQLISLALTVGHAMTAGGELGTALRRLTLPRVHLVPGLRAKITDSQTPPLRSSPMVRRTANTRRIAGRLCPNVLLETGRRLDEEVGRGFGVVTTARLTPDQQCLVASRGARTVFAAPGTELACWLSRHRVSAAVVRPDGTVLVAGRDVTALCRAVPRFADDRPAQGSAHAHPDE
- a CDS encoding fumarylacetoacetate hydrolase family protein, whose product is MTVSVLRTSDAWWVRTPTGAAKIATAATSTAELLADRAAIEAAAAAGGTVAVEDLDLLAPVTAPCRVVAQMTNFESHVIDSGMDPKSIPLTFFRKSSASVNDPYAQIIRPPHVRLLDYEVEIGLIIGRDIPVGTVITEANLADYVAALTITNDVSARDVQLPQTQFYEAKSYPTFTPVGPALVLVDAAELARFGDLRLRLSVNGEERQNSLVEGDMLYRPLQALQALTRFQQLAPGDLILTGTPAGTALRAPAKPIELIGNLLPPAVKWKAFFARQAKNRKYLQHGDIVEASIATDDGAIDLGSQRLTVCHT
- a CDS encoding VOC family protein, with amino-acid sequence MVQDVDDGHRHLHSERGAVRGEHPGRARDPLIRVVDIAWLEFDKPDLLRAEAFARAFGFSVAYSDPGQVHLRGTDPGAPCVFLRRGPQTRFAGYALRAADEADVRRLADKLGVPVRRLPESVGGVGVPLADPSGTAVTVVAGMHTLPAAPTQAPQLANIGGATARINTGVRPLRTPARVQRLGHVVLQSTRYLQTLNWYLETLGMIVSDFLYFPGQRDRGPAMSFIRCDRGSIPTDHHTLALALGPANRYVHSAYEVADLDALAAGGEYLHERGYVRSWGIGRHIQGSQLFDYWRDPDGFLVEHYADGDVFDSSVEPGWAPFTASGLAQWGPPATKDFLDAGPRSAGRQAAAMLTALRHDNEFDLNRLIGLLKVAVS